In Topomyia yanbarensis strain Yona2022 chromosome 2, ASM3024719v1, whole genome shotgun sequence, one DNA window encodes the following:
- the LOC131678863 gene encoding uncharacterized protein LOC131678863: MSIKSQKQTRPKIWKRDEILTFLDVFEATFQESVSNPFDSESDMWECISNKLLALGCTASAQHCRNKWNFLYKTYSHAPNQSSAFYAKIKQIVELSEKVNSSGLEETPDLESTYEIKVFDAIDSNSAVKVETSCSNERVDERLDERLETDDVMEHETPTCSGGDEVAEEIVEDVSVIPAKLEIEEDVSNTPAQEIETQFGIHSNLKPILDSIVNKLDAIQTEQLNQGRRLEAIERLQIANREKITEIKKHLCLS, from the exons ATGAGCATAAAGTCGCAG AAACAGACAAGGCCAAAAATTTGGAAACGAGATGAAATTCTCACCTTTTTGGATGTGTTTGAAGCCACCTTCCAGGAATCGGTTTCCAATCCCTTCGATTCGGAGTCGGATATGTGGGAGTGCATCTCGAACAAACTGCTAGCGCTAGGTTGTACCGCTTCGGCCCAGCATTGCCGTAATAAGTGGAATTTTCTGTACAAAACCTATTCGCACGCCCCGAACCAGTCGAGTGCATTCTACGCGAAAATTAAACAGATTGTAGAActttccgaaaaagtaaatagttCGGGCCTGGAAGAAACACCTGATCTGGAATCGACTTACGAAATTAAGGTCTTTGATGCAATTGACAGTAATTCTGCGGTTAAAGTGGAAACATCCTGCTCGAATGAACGCGTAGATGAAAGGTTGGATGAACGGTTGGAAACGGATGATGTGATGGAACACGAAACTCCAACCTGCAGCGGCGGGGACGAAGTGGCTGAAGAAATAGTTGAAGATGTTTCGGTGATACCTGCCAAGCTGGAAATCGAAGAGGATGTATCTAATACTCCAGCACAAGAAATTGAAACTCAATTCGGTAtacattcaaatttgaaacctATCCTGGACAGTATCGTCAACAAATTAGACGCCATTCAAACGGAGCAGTTAAATCAAGGACGACGCTTGGAAGCGATAGAAAGACTACAGATAGCGAATAGAgaaaaaataacggaaattAAGAAACATCTGTGTTTGAGTTGA